In the Aneurinibacillus soli genome, one interval contains:
- the speD gene encoding adenosylmethionine decarboxylase, which yields MEYSTFGRHVAIDVWGVDFELLNSAEFLKNHMVEAAEACGATVLSVQAQQFEPQGATVLVMLSESHISIHTYPEKGFAALDCYTCGETVDPQIAIDYMVSILKPEKYYAKKLIRGVGEMEVVTPEVKEYVNA from the coding sequence ATGGAATACTCAACTTTCGGCAGACATGTAGCAATTGATGTGTGGGGAGTCGACTTCGAACTTCTCAACAGCGCAGAGTTTTTGAAGAACCATATGGTGGAAGCTGCGGAAGCGTGCGGTGCGACAGTATTGTCCGTGCAGGCGCAGCAGTTCGAACCGCAGGGTGCAACGGTACTGGTTATGCTTTCAGAAAGCCATATCTCCATTCATACGTACCCGGAGAAAGGGTTCGCTGCTCTAGATTGCTACACATGCGGGGAAACAGTGGATCCGCAGATTGCCATCGACTACATGGTTTCGATTCTGAAGCCAGAGAAATACTATGCCAAGAAACTCATTCGTGGCGTAGGGGAGATGGAAGTCGTAACACCAGAAGTAAAAGAATACGTGAATGCGTAA
- a CDS encoding sigma-54-dependent Fis family transcriptional regulator translates to MWVRDYMTPNPIVLYKEETMSRAASLMVEYRIDGLPVVDRAHKLIGLITKSHVFRATKNRLPEETPVEQLMQTRLVTLYGDQQIYEGWDEELDAGRLPVIDRTGTLIGILTRTDILRAFEHQTRRTISQLDAILQSTYHGIVAVDLSGRVLSINQAAERLLGFRQKDIVRKSLTELVSDQTLLSLLLSLEKKEMMRLDYGGRRLLINHTPIVTDEGRKIGMASVMQDITELEGISAELTAVQKLNQELDTIIESSHDGIVVTDHRGVIRHFNQAFSRMTGVSAEDAIGMNEEELERRGIISQTVSSMVIEQRRRVSVIQNLMNGSVLLTTGTPIFDDQSGEISQVVMNCRDLSQLNQVQAELAEAKQLSERYHSELEVLRAQQMEIEGIVAESEEMRNIIQMCIRIAQVDTSILILGESGVGKGVLAKLIHQRSTRERGPFISINCGAIPGNLLESELFGYVPGAFTGAQQKGKPGLIELADSGTLFLDEIGDLSLDLQVKLLTVLQEKSVIRIGDVKERTVDFRLVAATNVNLLEKVRAGLFREDLYYRINVVPIEIPPLRRRPDDLFPMIHYFLSKFNEKHRLDKRMSYEALEVMQAYTWPGNVRELENIIERLIVTTIGPIIEVKHLPKVMLDAPGHVSGAGASETQVIKEEIIQRPATRDEEREELLCLYEQYRSTRKVAQVLGVHQSTIARRLKKHGIIQKSDAH, encoded by the coding sequence ATGTGGGTGCGTGATTATATGACACCGAATCCAATCGTGCTGTACAAAGAGGAAACTATGAGCCGTGCAGCCTCGTTAATGGTCGAATACCGCATTGACGGGTTGCCTGTTGTAGACCGGGCACATAAGTTGATTGGACTGATTACGAAATCACACGTATTTCGCGCCACCAAAAACCGCCTGCCGGAAGAAACACCGGTCGAGCAGTTGATGCAGACCCGACTAGTGACGCTGTATGGAGATCAGCAAATTTATGAAGGATGGGATGAAGAACTCGATGCAGGTCGCTTGCCTGTCATTGATCGAACGGGAACGCTGATCGGAATTTTGACCCGGACGGATATTCTTCGAGCATTTGAACATCAGACACGCCGGACGATTTCACAGCTCGATGCGATTTTACAGTCGACCTATCACGGAATTGTTGCTGTGGATCTATCCGGTCGGGTACTGTCGATCAACCAGGCAGCCGAGCGTTTGCTAGGCTTCCGGCAGAAAGACATTGTGCGCAAGTCGCTTACCGAATTGGTATCGGATCAGACGTTGCTCTCTCTCTTGCTTTCTCTGGAGAAAAAAGAGATGATGCGGCTTGATTACGGTGGCCGTCGTCTGCTCATCAATCATACCCCGATCGTCACGGATGAGGGGCGAAAAATTGGTATGGCAAGTGTCATGCAAGATATTACGGAACTAGAAGGTATATCCGCTGAGCTGACAGCGGTACAAAAGCTCAACCAGGAGCTTGATACGATTATTGAATCGTCTCATGATGGAATTGTAGTGACGGATCATCGCGGTGTCATTCGTCATTTTAATCAGGCGTTCAGTCGCATGACGGGCGTGTCAGCAGAAGACGCGATCGGTATGAATGAAGAGGAGTTAGAACGTCGGGGGATTATCTCGCAAACGGTGAGTAGCATGGTGATTGAGCAGCGCAGGCGGGTCAGTGTTATTCAGAATCTGATGAACGGAAGCGTACTTTTGACGACCGGAACTCCGATTTTTGATGACCAAAGTGGAGAAATCTCACAGGTTGTCATGAACTGTCGAGATTTGAGTCAGTTGAATCAGGTGCAGGCAGAGCTTGCCGAAGCGAAACAGCTGTCCGAACGTTATCATTCTGAACTTGAAGTGCTGCGTGCCCAACAGATGGAGATCGAAGGCATTGTGGCAGAAAGCGAAGAGATGCGCAATATTATCCAGATGTGTATTCGCATTGCGCAGGTTGATACGTCGATTCTTATTCTCGGAGAGTCCGGCGTCGGCAAAGGTGTGCTTGCCAAGCTGATCCACCAGCGCAGCACCCGGGAGCGCGGACCGTTTATCTCGATTAATTGCGGTGCGATTCCAGGTAACCTGCTCGAGTCTGAGTTGTTTGGATATGTGCCGGGTGCTTTTACAGGTGCTCAGCAAAAGGGTAAGCCCGGTCTGATTGAGCTTGCCGATAGTGGAACGCTGTTTCTTGACGAGATTGGGGATCTTTCGCTTGATCTGCAGGTGAAGCTTTTGACGGTGCTTCAGGAGAAGTCTGTCATACGTATTGGGGATGTGAAGGAGAGAACGGTGGATTTCCGGCTGGTGGCGGCTACGAATGTTAACCTGCTGGAAAAAGTGCGGGCCGGCCTTTTTCGTGAAGACTTGTATTATCGAATTAATGTAGTCCCGATCGAGATTCCTCCATTGCGCAGGCGACCGGATGATTTATTCCCGATGATTCATTATTTTCTTAGTAAATTCAATGAGAAGCACCGACTTGATAAGCGCATGTCGTATGAAGCGCTAGAAGTGATGCAGGCGTATACGTGGCCGGGCAATGTACGAGAGTTAGAAAATATTATTGAACGTTTGATTGTGACAACGATTGGACCGATTATTGAAGTGAAGCATCTACCGAAAGTGATGCTTGATGCGCCAGGACATGTTTCTGGTGCAGGTGCTTCTGAGACACAGGTCATAAAAGAGGAAATTATACAGCGGCCTGCTACGCGAGACGAGGAGCGAGAGGAATTGCTTTGTCTGTATGAACAGTATCGTAGCACCCGCAAAGTAGCCCAGGTACTTGGCGTTCATC